The nucleotide sequence CGATGCGCACACTCAACAGATGGACGTCGTCCCATGTATGTATTTCGTCCATCCGGTCAGGGGGCAATGGGGATACTTTCGCTACCGCTTCCCTGAATGCATCGAGCCCTTTCTGTTTTACCTCGGCGAAAGTCTGCTTGCGCAGCACATAACCGCATTGCCAGGAGTCGCCGCGATCGATCATGACGAACCCCTGCCTGGGGCCGCCATGACCCATCGTATAGGGCGGGTCATCGGGAAGGTGAGACAGTTTCATCCAGAGTATCTCGCTTGGCGAACCAAAGCTCTCGATCTCCATACCGGCTTTTGTGCGCACCACGGAGTTTCTGCCGTCGGCACCCACTACGAGTTTAGCGCTGATATCGATCGTTTCAGCGGGCGTTGCCGCAACTAGACCGGTGACGTTTCCGTCCCGTTCAATCAGTTCCACTACGTTGGCCGGCATTATGAGTTTGAAATTAGGATACTTCGCAGCTTCGCGTGCAATGTAATCCAGAAATTCCCATTGTGGCATGAAAGCGATGAATCTGCACCGCGCTGGAATCCTGGAAAAATCCGCTATCGTTATGTCCTGGCCGCCGATCTCCGCATGTAAGCGGTACGCCTTGGTATGGGGTAACGCAAGCAGGCCGTCCAGCAAGCCAAGCTCATGCATGATCTGAAGAGTGGATGGATGAATTGTGTCGCCACGGAAATCCCGCAGAAAATCCGGGTGCTTCTCGAGAACCGTCACGCTCACGCCTGAACGGGCAAGCAGAAGACCTAACATCAAGCCTGCTGGCCCGCCGCCCGCTATCACGCAGTCCGTCTTTATGGAGTTGCTATGCGATGTGACTGGCTGCGTCATGACTTATCCACTCAACCATGCTGGTGCGGTCCAAAAGACATAAAAAGACCGGCGCTCTCGTAGGTCAAGCGCCGGCTGGAAGTCTACGCGACCAGAAGAGGTCAAAACATGAATTAAATTATCATGTTTTATTTGTCAAGTTATCAGCCAACGACCGGAAGCCGCAGAAAATGAATGCTATAATGTTATAAACTCAAAACAGCACGTTTTTTGGGGGGCTAGCCGAGAGCGGGCGGCTTGCTTTTACCGAGCTGACGTTCCCGGAAGACAGAAAACAGTCCGGCGCCTA is from Brucella intermedia LMG 3301 and encodes:
- a CDS encoding FAD-dependent oxidoreductase — encoded protein: MTQPVTSHSNSIKTDCVIAGGGPAGLMLGLLLARSGVSVTVLEKHPDFLRDFRGDTIHPSTLQIMHELGLLDGLLALPHTKAYRLHAEIGGQDITIADFSRIPARCRFIAFMPQWEFLDYIAREAAKYPNFKLIMPANVVELIERDGNVTGLVAATPAETIDISAKLVVGADGRNSVVRTKAGMEIESFGSPSEILWMKLSHLPDDPPYTMGHGGPRQGFVMIDRGDSWQCGYVLRKQTFAEVKQKGLDAFREAVAKVSPLPPDRMDEIHTWDDVHLLSVRIDRLKKWWKPGLLCIGDAAHAMSPIGGFGVNLAIQDAVAAANNLAAPLKSNDVLSRHLAAVEARRRFPTKATQKLQLMMRSDRRKRETKNGRPDGPPAFMRYLARWPILAHLAGRLIGVGFRPEHVRSN